AACAGGATCTACGAGATCGGAAACGACCGCCAGCTTGCGGAGAATGCCGTGGATCTGATAGATCCGAAGAAGAGCACCGATTACGCCATCGTCCTGAATACCGGCGGGCCCATCGCGGATGCGGTCAGGGCATCCCTGTACAGAGTGAATATCGGATTCATAAACGCCCTCAACGTCAGGGACCTCTCACAGATTAGGGACTACCTTCAGTTCATAACCCTGGCCATGGAATTCGATACTATTCGTGTCAAGCACGTCAAAGAGCTGTTCTCCAACTACAACGGATTCTTCAGGAAGGGCAGGGAGGAGTTCCTCCTCTGCAAGCAGAACGAATCAGACATGACGGAACGGGCGTCTGAGCTGTGGAATGTTATGAAGGCCATCCGCTCGATGACCTACAGGGATGTATGCGACATTGTCTGCGACAAGAGGGCCAGGATACAGGTCGGCATCCTTATCGAGGACCTGAAGGTGGCGGATACGAGAATCACATCGGTCAATCTGAACGAGGTGAAATACGCAGTGGACAACGTGAAGGAGCTTCACCACAACGAGGAGATCCCCGAGAACGAGAAGAGAGGTGTGCTCCTGGTCGACTGCAAGAACTCCGTCTACATCGATAGGCCTGTGGTTATATACCTCGGCATGGAGCAGGAATGGAACATCTCCGTTGTCGGCAAACCCTACATAGATGTCGAGGACGAGACCGATAAGAACGTCGACAGGCTGAACGCATTGCTCCAGCAGGGCAATGTGAGGTACTATCTGGTCAACTCCACGAAAGGCGGCAAACCGGCGAGGCCTTGCATGCTGTTCGACCTGATCTACAGGAAACCGATGGAATCCTTCTCTATGATGTGCAGGGAACTGGTCAAGGGCAGATGGCATAGGCCCGTGGACGAACTCATACCCGCGGATCCGACCAAACAGGGGCCTGCGGACGACGGTTTCTCATCTTACTTCTCCAAATCATCATTCAACAACTACTACTCATGTCCGAGGAAGTACCTCTACGGTTCATTCCTCACCACACCGGATGAGAAGAGCACCGAGTTCGGTACCCTGATACACTCCTTCGCTGAGTTCTATGTATGCTATCCCGAAGATGTCAGGGAACTCGGTATCGACCACTTCGTGTCGCTGATATCCGACAGGTACTCTGGCCTCTCATCCCCGATGATGAAGGACCTCGATGTGGCGAAGATCAAGCAGGCCATGTCGGCTATCATCGAATACATAGATCATCTGGACGTTAAGGATGCACCCCTTGACGTGAAGATCTCCGACAAGAAAAACCCCAACAGGTTCATGGAGGCTCTGGGGAAGGAATGGACCAGCTCTGTATGCGAGAGGGACATCAGGTCTGATAAGTTCCCCGTCCACGGCCAGCTGGACCTCGTCTGGGGCGGATCCATTACCGATTACAAGACCGGAAAGGCCAGTACACCTGCGGATATCGCCAAGGCCATGACATTCGATTCCAAGGCCAGATACCCCGAGTTCCAAGCACCGATATACCTCTCGTTGATTCAGCAGGAGGTCGGGAACAAGGGAAGGTTCGACCTGTTCTACGCCATGGATAACGACACGACCGCCGCCACAGGCGAGACCCCGATCACATCCAACGTAAGATCCGTCATCGTACATGACAAGACCCTGA
The nucleotide sequence above comes from Methanomassiliicoccales archaeon LGM-RCC1. Encoded proteins:
- a CDS encoding PD-(D/E)XK nuclease family protein — protein: MRCTKSIDELYEEVRDFDLVITTDAALATALNGRIDRPIIGHFAMTPKQIAAHVASRVMGVPLYSELKVISTVSAETGLSMKYVHSEIENIKEIRQYTKEVTKHLHTAASRAVYDSYEAIPTLERVMGAFVPDDDEFYRGNRVAVIAEELFNDLDKHFIPINHESISISKDDDYTINRIYEIGNDRQLAENAVDLIDPKKSTDYAIVLNTGGPIADAVRASLYRVNIGFINALNVRDLSQIRDYLQFITLAMEFDTIRVKHVKELFSNYNGFFRKGREEFLLCKQNESDMTERASELWNVMKAIRSMTYRDVCDIVCDKRARIQVGILIEDLKVADTRITSVNLNEVKYAVDNVKELHHNEEIPENEKRGVLLVDCKNSVYIDRPVVIYLGMEQEWNISVVGKPYIDVEDETDKNVDRLNALLQQGNVRYYLVNSTKGGKPARPCMLFDLIYRKPMESFSMMCRELVKGRWHRPVDELIPADPTKQGPADDGFSSYFSKSSFNNYYSCPRKYLYGSFLTTPDEKSTEFGTLIHSFAEFYVCYPEDVRELGIDHFVSLISDRYSGLSSPMMKDLDVAKIKQAMSAIIEYIDHLDVKDAPLDVKISDKKNPNRFMEALGKEWTSSVCERDIRSDKFPVHGQLDLVWGGSITDYKTGKASTPADIAKAMTFDSKARYPEFQAPIYLSLIQQEVGNKGRFDLFYAMDNDTTAATGETPITSNVRSVIVHDKTLKEIVVSSRPFRAFLACYLSKELRNDVDSLMSVIQELGGEDPAYWDQDTVLVAAINNRLGIKSSTIEPGLRKIASLTKGGILSYGSIIEMPQSELDSRMQRISDMHLLMIEQSKVEFPAQPRQKCKDCQYFSVCTKEVIDVGGETDE